The bacterium genome includes the window ATTCCCTGTCAGGATTGTGCTTTCTTCTTTACGGTTCCAAACAGCATTATTGGCAAAAATATTAATATCCTCTGCCCATATGTTGGAAATAACAAAGATATTTATTAGAAGAAAAATCGTTCTCCTCATTTGTTTTTATAATACCATAGATAAATATTATTGTCAATGATAATTTTGGGTAAGGATAAGTTCGCAAGGAGGGGAAAGAGGGAACTATAATATCGGACACCACCAGTATTTCGTAGTTTATTAAAAAAAGTAATCGTTCAGGTAACAGGAATAATATTGAATATCGAATGTAGAATGATGAAGTTTCTGGATTTTTCTGTTTGGCCGTTTTTATACTTTGAACATTCTACATTCAATATTTTGTAAGTGTTCCGAAATCTCAATCAATATTAGTAACTCAAGACCTGAACGGTTACAAAAAAAGGTGCTAAATAGTAATTAACTACTTAGCACCCGGAAAATTAATAGGTATAGAAACTGGGAGGGGAAAACTACACGCTATCAACTTTCCTAATATAATAATCGGCAAAAAAATAAAAAACTTTAATCTTTTTTTTTGTAACTATTCACCACGAAGAGCGCGAAGGACACGAAATGGAATTTAATGTCTTGTAATTTTCGGTAGTGTCTGACAATAACTACAATTCTTTTAACCACAAAGATCACAAAGAGTTTCACAAAAGAGTCAAAGATTTTTGAGAGAATAGATTTTTCCCTTTATTTCTTTGTGTATTCTTTGTGTACTTTGTGGTTAATTTCAGAGGCCATCTAATTTTCTTCGTGTTCTTCGTGGTGAATAGTTACGCGCATCCAATGACTCTATTCGATAATTCATCAAATTTCACTTCGTGCTCTCCGTGCCCTTCGTGGTGAATAGTTACAGTTTCAGAAAAAAAATCTTGACTTAAATAAAATTATCTGGTATGATATAAACTATAATGAGTATATCAACGCGGTATTGGTTTTTGGCAGGGATTTATATGGGTTTGATTTTTATTCAATCATCAATTCCAGGGGATAAATTGCCACCACTACCAATTTCAGATAAACTTTCACATCTGACTGAGTTTGGAATATTGAGCTGGCTTATTGGCAAGGCATCAAGAACTTCAAACAAAAAATTCTTGATTAAACAAGCGGCAATTTTTTCAATCATTATCACGATATTGTATGGCATAAGTGATGAACTACATCAATCTTTTATTTCCTTACGCGAGCCAGAGGTTTATGATGTTATCTATGATGGAATTGGAGGTGTTTTGGCTCAAGGGATATTTTTGATAAGAAGAGGACAGAAAATAGTAACTGTTCAGCCACTGATTAACACAGATTTAGCACGGATAAATAGCAGAAGACAGAGGGCAGAAGGCAAAGGACAACCGGAGGAAAAAACTTCAGCCTAACTACGGACACGGTTCACGGATTTTCCGTGTTTCATCCGTGTCCATCTGTAGCTGAATGGTTACAAAGAAAGGATGTGGAATAATGAACAAAAAATGCTTTCTTGTGGTTTTTCTATTGATTTCAGGCATAGTTTCCCAATCTTTAGCCAATCCCATTCTTGGAGAATATTCCGCTGTTTTAGCACCGGGGAAATATGAATTAAAGAAAAACTTGCTCTGGATGGTAAGTGACGAAGTGTGGAATAATGAGGGAGAAAGGCAGGATTACGAGTCCGAGGAAGAGGTTAAAGAAGGATTTGAAGCAACGGAATTTGAAATTCAATTAGAACTTTATCGAGGGATAGTAGAAAATTTACAATTGGGTCTGGTTTTCCCTTTTTTGTTTTTAAATGAAACCCCTTATTTAGGTGCTCAAGAAAAATCTGGTCATGGTAGAGGAGACCTCGAATTAAAAGCAAAATATAATCTTATTTCAGGTAAAATTGACCTACCATCTATTTCCGGGTTATTAATCATAAAACTTCCTACCGGCAAAGAGGCAAAAAAAGGCTCAACTGACTTACCAACTTCATCCGGAGGAACAGATTTGACTTTTATGGGAATATTGACCAAAAATTTAGAGCCTTTTACCACACACTTAAATCTCGCTTATACTATCACCGGCAAAGGCAAAAATGAAGAAGGAATTGAAATTAACCCCGGCAATGTATTCGCCTACGATGTAACTTT containing:
- a CDS encoding VanZ family protein yields the protein MSISTRYWFLAGIYMGLIFIQSSIPGDKLPPLPISDKLSHLTEFGILSWLIGKASRTSNKKFLIKQAAIFSIIITILYGISDELHQSFISLREPEVYDVIYDGIGGVLAQGIFLIRRGQKIVTVQPLINTDLARINSRRQRAEGKGQPEEKTSA
- a CDS encoding transporter, with the translated sequence MNKKCFLVVFLLISGIVSQSLANPILGEYSAVLAPGKYELKKNLLWMVSDEVWNNEGERQDYESEEEVKEGFEATEFEIQLELYRGIVENLQLGLVFPFLFLNETPYLGAQEKSGHGRGDLELKAKYNLISGKIDLPSISGLLIIKLPTGKEAKKGSTDLPTSSGGTDLTFMGILTKNLEPFTTHLNLAYTITGKGKNEEGIEINPGNVFAYDVTLDYPAGKRTTIVTELMGEFKSEDRNSQKKKINASKSSLMTLLLGLQYETVELHNTTLQAAIAYRLTGKNEKTGITPLLGFIREF